The following are encoded in a window of Dictyostelium discoideum AX4 chromosome 6 chromosome, whole genome shotgun sequence genomic DNA:
- a CDS encoding hypothetical protein (Q97SN4 30S ribosomal protein S9) translates to MLKLVLNNTINSVASKNTSSISNGLLKEFSKLSIYKNNNNKKINNCKCTNCVCNCKCTKKTNTTTNTNIYNNMNNNNKRYYSTKQNIENEKQIEEDSKIGLATSDTNRGKLLEDYYDGSKSRQDYFKKFRDETTPNKQDPADNFRVRVSVPRPEFDEHYEKQLLPDDFADSYLNSIRPNSNREQEELPFSDNTRFSPFRPVRPKIQKTSVIDGASSGYSKRKRSRAVVSIQPGNGSILINGRTLLDYFPSISYRDNVVQPLVITETLTKWDVSIRAFGGGLKGQSEAARRALGFSLVNYDLGYRPALKIAGLLKNDIRKVERKKPGLLKARKRFPLVKR, encoded by the coding sequence atgttaaaattgGTATTGAACAACACTATCAATAGTGTTGCATCAAAGAATACCTCATCAATAAGCAAtggattattaaaagaattctcaaaattatcaatatataaaaataacaataataaaaaaataaataattgtaaatgcACAAATTGTGTATGCAATTGTAAATGTACAAAGAAAaccaataccaccaccaacaccaatatatataataacatgaataataataataaaagatattattcaacaaaacaaaacattgaaaatgaaaaacaaatagAAGAGGATAGTAAAATTGGATTAGCAACAAGTGATACAAATAGAGGTAAATTACTTGAAGATTATTATGATGGTTCAAAATCTAGACAAGATTATTTTAAGAAATTTAGAGATGAAACAACTCCAAATAAACAAGATCCAGCAGATAATTTCAGAGTTAGAGTTTCAGTACCAAGACCAGAATTTGATGAACATTATGAAAAACAACTCCTTCCAGACGATTTTGCAGATAGTTACTTGAATAGCATACGTCCAAACTCTAATAGAGAGCAAGAAGAGTTACCATTCTCTGACAATACTCGTTTCTCTCCATTCAGACCAGTTCGTccaaaaattcaaaagaCTTCGGTTATCGATGGCGCTTCGTCCGGTTACTCCAAGAGAAAGAGAAGTCGTGCAGTTGTTTCAATTCAACCTGGTAATGGTTCAATACTCATAAATGGTCGTACCCTTTTAGATTATTTCCCATCGATTTCCTACAGAGATAATGTAGTTCAACCATTGGTTATCACTGAAACTCTCACAAAATGGGATGTCTCAATTAGAGCTTTCGGTGGTGGTCTCAAAGGTCAATCTGAAGCTGCTCGTCGTGCACTAGGTTTCTCTTTAGTAAATTATGATCTCGGTTATAGACCAGCACTTAAAATCGCTGGTCTTCTCAAGAATGATATTCGTAAAGTTGAAAGAAAGAAACCAGGTTTACTCAAAGCAAGAAAGAGATTCCCATTGGTCAAAcgttaa